Part of the Spinacia oleracea cultivar Varoflay chromosome 5, BTI_SOV_V1, whole genome shotgun sequence genome, gacggagggagtatttgttttgtatgataaaataaacaaacataAAATAATGTTAAATAACAACTTTTGCATCAATTGAATGTAGGGACTTGGTCTAATATGGATGTCAACACCACCAGTGTCTGGCAAGGCTACTGGAAATTGCACCCAATACAAGGCTGAATGCTTTGGGGAGCAGCAGAAGCACCTCTTTTATGCGGGGCTTGCTTTCACTGCAGTGGGAATCGCCGCTCACAAATCACAATGCTTGCTATACACCATTTTCACGGGAGTATTTAGAGGAGACTGATGATAGCTATGAATTTGAATGTGTTTGTAGCAGTATTATGGTCTGCCGCACTCACTTAGTTGCTCTTGCCGCGCTCTTAGTAGCCGCATTTGTCAAGCCATGGGCAATCTTATTTGGGATTTGCGCCATACTTGGTATGGTTTCTTTCTTTGCTTGCTTGATTCTTAGGGTTACCAAAGGTTACAATAACCCTGTTCCGAGGCCAGTAGGGAGCCCCTTGACAACAATCTTTCGGGTTCTTTTCGCTGCTTTCTCCAAGAGCTTCTATCCACGGCCACGTGATATGAACAACCTCTATGAAGCATCTGACCCTAACCAACAACTATTGCCTCATACAAAGAACCTCAGGTAAATAAACTTTAACTTAAATCAATGTCATTACTTCTGTTACAAACTAGCTACTACCTCCGTGTCAAAATCATATTtacatttttcattttagtatgtttaataatattatttacatgGTGTTTTATACAAAATTTACTACTATCTCGCCTTTTACTCCACAAGGACCACAACATTTATaattttctacttctccttagtttattcattttctTTTACACCACCCACACTTTTACACATGTCTCTTACTCTatctaaattttatttattatattcatCTCACGTTTTCAAAATGGAAGTATTACTTTGAGTGATGACAAAGGTTGCAAGTTGAGccaatatttagttgtcgcaatctcaCGTGTCAAAGTTTAATTGTTACATATATGCGTCAAGTAGACTATGTGTCATCAGGATAATTTTACTATAAATGTAAaaattttactatgaaaatatgtaaataaggtagtcgatagaaagaaggaaataaattcGAATGTTAAGATTTTCATACCTTTTttagaaacatgtataataggttatataaataaaaaaatttagttttcgatttaaattatgacacataagcatcGGCTTAAAGGTTGTATGTtgtgacctttatcattttcgatagTAATTATGTATAAATGAACGTTAAACTCCGTTATGGAGAAATTTGGAAATGATCTCCTTGATTGTAGGTGTCTCGACAAGGCTGCTATTGTGAAAGCAGGAACAACATTAGAGCAACAAGAGGGGAAAAGATGGAGGCTTTGCAAAGTAACAGAAGTAGAGCAAACGAAGATATTTATACGCAATATCCCCATTTGGATGACCTTCATTGTTTGTGGTATTATATCCTCTGTAGGTGCAacctgttggaaattctcattgggaaacacaaaggaaaaaagggtgagtga contains:
- the LOC110779319 gene encoding protein NRT1/ PTR FAMILY 5.5-like gives rise to the protein MVCRTHLVALAALLVAAFVKPWAILFGICAILGMVSFFACLILRVTKGYNNPVPRPVGSPLTTIFRVLFAAFSKSFYPRPRDMNNLYEASDPNQQLLPHTKNLRCLDKAAIVKAGTTLEQQEGKRWRLCKVTEVEQTKIFIRNIPIWMTFIVCGNISEARTRTTNWFQSTLNSSRLDNYYWVLATLAAMNLVMYVVMAFLYTYTESRVQMVEGTITVIDHHL